In Pseudorca crassidens isolate mPseCra1 chromosome 13, mPseCra1.hap1, whole genome shotgun sequence, the following proteins share a genomic window:
- the LOC137204439 gene encoding LOW QUALITY PROTEIN: retinoic acid early transcript 1E-like (The sequence of the model RefSeq protein was modified relative to this genomic sequence to represent the inferred CDS: substituted 1 base at 1 genomic stop codon), translating into MVASKCFIKPQTVKGEAGLRTRQMEGVWDGDPSLCSQAPRGESPGTHLCFSLMDAHSLCLDLTVRSQYRPGQPWCEVQGSVDTKPFLQYDSDRNKVKPLGLLAGEVNATKAXTELSQMLGEVGQELRMVLPVITPAKRETRDPPTLQVKLCCQHEAERCTGASLRFSINRHTALLDAMNVNRTVITPGATGVKEEWENSQELAECFRKISAGDCSHWFREFLEHWENMLEPEPTGN; encoded by the exons ATGGTGGCCTCAAAGTGTTTCATTAAACCTCAGACAGTTAAAGGTGAGGCAGGACTAAGGACGCGGCAGATGGAGGGGGTCTGGGATGGAGACCCCTCCCTCTGCAGCCAGGCCCCTCGTGGGGAATCTCCGGGGACACACCTGTGTTTTTCTCTCATGGATGCTCACTCTCTCTGCCTCGACCTCACTGTCAGATCTCAGTACAGACCTGGACAGCCCTGGTGTGAAGTCCAGGGCTCAGTGGACACAAAGCCTTTCCTCCAGTATGACAGTGACAGAAACAAGGTCAAACCTTTGGGTCTCCTGGCGGGGGAGGTAAATGCCACCAAAGCATAGACAGAATTGAGCCAAATGCTGGGAGAAGTGGGGCAAGAGCTCAGGATGGTCCTGCCTGTCATCACACCGGCCAAAAGGGAGACCAGGG ATCCGCCCACGCTGCAGGTCAAGCTGTGTTGTCAGCACGAAGCAGAGCGATGCACTGGTGCATCCTTGCGCTTCAGTATCAACAGACACACAGCCCTCCTTGACGCGATGAACGTGAACCGGACAGTCATCACTCCTGGAGCCACAGGGGTCAAAGAGGAGTGGGAGAACAGCCAGGAGCTGGCAGAGTGTTTTAGGAAGATCTCAGCGGGAGACTGCAGTCACTGGTTTAGAGAATTCCTAGAACACTGGGAGAACATGCTGGAACCAGAGCCCACGGGTAACTGA